Proteins encoded by one window of Pseudomonas sp. PSKL.D1:
- a CDS encoding type I secretion system permease/ATPase has translation MESEVSRALLSHDPRSQHDDPLLDCLLTLCVLHQKPASRVMLTTGLPLPAQRLSPELLPRAAARAGLQGRLLQRKLEQIPSIAMPAMLLLKEGRAAVLLGWENHDTARLLLSESDGGEVLISREALISDYSGRVFFAQPQHKFDVNHGNLIPRARSWFRDTLLRSKWLYIDAIVASLVINIIALAAPLFVMNVYDRVVPNQATATLWVLAVGITGAYLFDLILKGLRSLCLDLAGKKTDLIISATLFERIVGMSMKYRPARVGSFAQNIHEFQGLRDFLASLTLTSLIDLPFTLIILMVIAIIGGHLVWIPILAFPLALGIGYALQRPLMATMERTMALASERQSSLIETLAGLDAVKVNNAESERQYMWEQTLGTLSRLELRVKVLSGLAMNITMLIQQLAGVAMICVGVYLIIDGTLSMGGLVACYMLSGRALGPLSQLNGLLARYQQAKVTMASTDQMMELPQERNFEERPLSRQVLQGAVEFRGVDFTYPNQQNQALKSINLTIRPGEKVGIIGRSGSGKSSLAKLIVGLYEADKGSLLVDGVDIRQIDVSELRHNIGYVPQDIQLLAGTLRDNLVSGARYIEDELILQAAELSGVHEFARLHPDGYELQVGERGQNLSGGQRQNVALGRALLLNPQILLLDEPTAAMDNTGEERLKQRLQAVIENKTVLLVTHRASLLTLVDRLIVIDRGQIVADGPKAAVMDALKKGQISVA, from the coding sequence GTGGAATCCGAAGTCAGTCGAGCCCTACTCAGTCACGATCCGCGTAGTCAGCATGATGATCCTTTGCTGGATTGCCTGCTGACCCTGTGTGTGCTGCATCAAAAACCCGCCAGCCGGGTGATGTTGACCACCGGGCTACCTCTACCAGCGCAACGCCTGAGCCCGGAGTTGCTGCCCCGTGCAGCCGCCCGTGCCGGCCTGCAAGGGCGGCTGTTACAGCGCAAGCTGGAGCAGATCCCGAGCATCGCCATGCCGGCCATGCTGCTCCTCAAGGAAGGCCGCGCCGCGGTGCTGCTGGGCTGGGAAAACCATGACACCGCCCGCCTGCTGCTCAGCGAAAGCGATGGTGGTGAGGTGCTGATCAGTCGTGAAGCACTAATCAGCGACTACAGCGGCCGAGTGTTCTTCGCCCAGCCGCAGCACAAGTTTGATGTCAACCATGGCAATCTCATCCCACGCGCGCGCTCTTGGTTCCGCGACACGCTCCTGCGCAGCAAATGGCTCTACATTGATGCCATCGTTGCCAGCCTGGTAATCAACATCATTGCCTTGGCGGCGCCGCTGTTCGTGATGAACGTCTACGACCGGGTGGTGCCCAATCAGGCCACTGCAACCCTATGGGTGCTGGCGGTCGGCATCACGGGTGCCTACCTGTTCGACCTGATTCTCAAGGGGTTGCGCAGCTTGTGCCTGGATCTGGCGGGCAAGAAGACCGACCTGATCATCTCCGCCACACTGTTTGAACGTATCGTAGGCATGTCGATGAAGTACCGCCCCGCGCGGGTCGGCAGCTTTGCCCAGAACATCCACGAGTTCCAGGGCCTGCGAGACTTCCTTGCCTCGCTTACCCTCACCAGCCTGATCGACTTGCCCTTCACCCTGATCATTCTGATGGTCATTGCCATTATCGGCGGGCACCTCGTCTGGATCCCGATCCTCGCCTTCCCGCTGGCGCTTGGCATCGGTTATGCCCTGCAGCGGCCTCTGATGGCGACCATGGAGCGCACCATGGCGCTGGCCTCCGAGCGCCAGTCGAGCCTGATTGAAACGCTTGCTGGCCTCGACGCAGTGAAGGTCAACAACGCAGAGAGCGAACGCCAGTACATGTGGGAGCAAACCCTTGGCACCTTAAGCCGCCTTGAACTGCGGGTGAAAGTGCTGTCAGGGCTGGCGATGAACATCACCATGCTCATCCAGCAACTGGCCGGTGTGGCGATGATCTGCGTGGGTGTTTACCTGATCATCGACGGCACCTTGAGCATGGGTGGGCTGGTCGCCTGCTACATGCTCAGTGGCCGCGCGCTGGGGCCGCTGAGCCAGCTCAATGGCCTGCTTGCCCGTTATCAGCAGGCCAAGGTGACCATGGCCTCCACTGACCAGATGATGGAGCTGCCGCAAGAACGCAATTTCGAAGAACGCCCGTTGAGCCGCCAGGTGCTGCAGGGTGCTGTCGAATTCCGGGGCGTGGACTTCACTTACCCGAACCAGCAGAACCAGGCGCTCAAAAGTATCAACCTGACCATCCGCCCGGGCGAGAAGGTCGGCATCATCGGCCGTAGCGGTTCGGGCAAGAGTTCGCTGGCCAAGCTGATCGTTGGCCTGTATGAAGCTGATAAAGGCTCGTTACTGGTCGACGGTGTGGATATCCGACAGATCGATGTGAGTGAACTGCGCCACAACATCGGCTACGTGCCCCAGGACATCCAGTTGCTGGCCGGTACCCTGCGCGACAACCTGGTCAGTGGCGCCCGCTACATCGAAGACGAGCTGATTCTGCAGGCCGCAGAGTTGTCCGGTGTGCACGAGTTTGCCCGTTTGCACCCTGATGGCTATGAGCTGCAGGTTGGCGAGCGCGGCCAGAACCTCTCTGGCGGCCAGCGCCAGAACGTGGCTCTGGGCCGTGCCTTGTTGCTGAATCCGCAAATCCTGCTGCTTGATGAACCCACCGCAGCCATGGACAACACCGGTGAAGAACGCCTCAAGCAGCGCCTGCAAGCGGTAATCGAGAACAAGACCGTGTTGCTGGTCACCCACCGTGCTTCGCTGCTGACGCTGGTAGATCGGCTGATCGTCATTGACCGTGGGCAGATTGTTGCCGATGGCCCGAAAGCCGCAGTCATGGATGCACTGAAGAAGGGGCAGATCAGTGTTGCATAA
- a CDS encoding tryptophan synthase subunit beta has protein sequence MFYVQRDAEGQLLRVEAAPYEHFTEMLPADHAEIQAWFADDVVENSLRQLKQSDLDMIRVLEDLIDVLTTKGVISITDLPVGAQSKLLNRSTARKALGSLNNLIEEDDNSGLI, from the coding sequence ATGTTCTACGTGCAACGCGACGCCGAAGGCCAGTTGCTGCGGGTAGAAGCTGCCCCGTATGAGCACTTCACGGAAATGCTCCCGGCGGACCATGCCGAGATCCAGGCCTGGTTTGCCGATGACGTGGTCGAAAACAGCCTGCGGCAATTGAAGCAGAGCGACCTGGACATGATCCGGGTGCTTGAAGATCTTATTGACGTGCTGACCACCAAGGGCGTGATCAGCATTACTGACCTGCCGGTGGGCGCGCAATCAAAGCTGCTTAACCGCTCCACGGCCCGGAAGGCGTTGGGCAGTTTGAACAACCTGATCGAAGAAGATGACAACAGCGGGTTGATCTGA
- a CDS encoding HlyD family type I secretion periplasmic adaptor subunit — MGQFKDQMRRYFKGSESLHGQPLPEVNKALIEDAPRVVRMTIWGVIAFFLFLIIWACFAPIDEVTRGEGKAIPSSKVQKIQNLEGGIVAEIFAKEGEVVEVGEPLLRLDETRFASNKGETEADRVAMALRVERLSAEVGDTPLKIEDSLRQAAPSQAASEESLFQSRRQQLEDEIGGLQQQLVQRQQELREFNSKRAQYANSLQLLRQEIGMSEPLVAKGAISQVEILRLRRSEVETRGELDATALAIPRAEAAVREVQSKIEETRGKFRSDALTQLNEARTELNKATATSKALDDRVNRTMVTSPVRGIVKQLLVNTIGGVIQPGSDIIEIVPLDDSLVIEAKILPKDIAFLHPGQEAMVKFTAYDYTIYGGLEAKLEQIGADTITDEDKKTTYYPIRLRTDKSHLGTDDKPLLIIPGMVATVDIKTGKKTIMSYLLKPIMKARSEALRER, encoded by the coding sequence ATGGGCCAGTTCAAAGACCAGATGCGCCGGTACTTCAAGGGCTCGGAATCGCTGCACGGCCAGCCGCTGCCCGAGGTCAACAAGGCGCTGATCGAAGATGCCCCACGGGTGGTGCGGATGACCATCTGGGGCGTCATCGCGTTTTTCCTGTTCCTGATCATCTGGGCGTGCTTCGCGCCCATTGATGAGGTAACACGCGGCGAGGGCAAGGCGATCCCATCATCAAAGGTGCAGAAGATCCAGAACCTTGAGGGTGGCATCGTTGCCGAGATTTTCGCCAAGGAAGGGGAAGTGGTGGAGGTCGGCGAGCCGTTGCTACGCCTGGATGAAACCCGATTCGCCTCGAACAAGGGCGAAACCGAGGCCGACCGCGTGGCCATGGCCCTGCGGGTCGAGCGGTTGAGTGCCGAAGTGGGCGATACCCCTTTGAAGATCGAAGACAGCCTGCGCCAGGCGGCGCCTAGCCAGGCGGCCAGTGAGGAGTCGCTGTTCCAGAGCCGTCGCCAGCAACTGGAAGACGAGATTGGCGGCTTGCAGCAGCAGTTGGTGCAGCGTCAACAGGAACTGCGCGAGTTCAACTCCAAGCGCGCCCAGTACGCCAACAGCCTGCAGTTGCTCCGTCAGGAAATCGGTATGTCTGAGCCTTTGGTGGCCAAGGGCGCGATTTCCCAGGTTGAAATCCTGCGGTTGCGCCGTTCCGAAGTAGAGACTCGGGGTGAGTTGGACGCCACAGCGCTGGCCATTCCTCGTGCCGAGGCCGCGGTCAGGGAGGTTCAAAGCAAGATCGAAGAAACCCGTGGCAAGTTCCGCAGCGATGCCCTGACCCAACTCAACGAAGCACGTACCGAGCTGAACAAGGCCACGGCAACCAGCAAGGCCCTGGATGACCGGGTTAACCGCACAATGGTCACCTCACCTGTGCGTGGCATCGTCAAACAGCTGCTGGTGAACACCATCGGCGGTGTGATCCAGCCGGGCAGCGACATCATCGAGATCGTGCCGCTGGATGATTCGCTGGTGATCGAGGCGAAGATCCTGCCCAAGGACATTGCCTTCCTGCACCCGGGCCAGGAGGCGATGGTCAAGTTCACCGCCTACGACTACACCATTTACGGTGGGCTGGAGGCCAAGCTGGAGCAAATCGGTGCCGACACCATCACCGATGAAGACAAGAAGACCACCTACTACCCGATCCGCCTGCGCACCGACAAAAGCCACCTGGGCACAGATGACAAACCCTTGCTCATCATTCCCGGGATGGTTGCCACGGTGGATATCAAGACCGGCAAGAAGACCATCATGAGCTACCTGCTCAAGCCGATCATGAAGGCGCGGTCGGAGGCGTTGCGGGAGCGGTAA